From Cannabis sativa cultivar Pink pepper isolate KNU-18-1 chromosome 8, ASM2916894v1, whole genome shotgun sequence, a single genomic window includes:
- the LOC115699041 gene encoding uncharacterized protein LOC115699041 isoform X1 encodes MFTEGLDETAIKWIKQGTEAEAEAEDNRPKVRSPLAERTAPDPFPKSPSIFNNNGSLTPSSHALPPLKLHSGLLPVPRSTLVVPAFQNDDEEENDDNDGESISSVSDSTYSYEEALMGFNDSKQRVHLFDDEEIFGYKPSSYSMRKNVNIGLEGHNGSSLNKGLLNQSLRIEVPDNLRRFTDGELGFRKTSVHKNETPGSANHLQKRIHLRNCQGTLSRECSMLRDSVDLGTPSAPPIFYGPSDDGRNSTEVDNQQEMGAPEVFVSENDQSDNGTCPSRESVGFDANKEGYEHLKSDSLRTAELGERSVDKSFPGEERKMHNPVLLANQMDHSSYYSTSSQYAWQTLIAYDACIRLCLQAWASGCTEAPEFLLSECMVLRNAFGLHNYLLQPRGAQPIEDRHTNNAEQKCPKAKKVVGKIRVEVKKIRVITRRKLKMTYSQWGAISMHAGMEYVQNVVKTGVSSLKKASLSVSSQEPQLCLFQLTSATENNKMDSDSAICLHPGTGDYHVFFPESQGDALLVEVQDTKKSVLGRATIPISSLTDNPNDRIRWWPIHHDDQECIGKIQLSIGSTITNDETTHVKSGPVAETFAYDLLLEAAMRAQNLHSRNLWLHGPWKWLLTEFSDYYGVSVSYTKLRYLSHVMNVATPTKDCLELVHELLEPIIKARSDKCLTRQERSILLDCETQIESLIANVFENYKSLDEDSPTGIRDLHGPIQESAAPAIAPAVQVYSLLHDILSHEAQNMLRNYFQTAAKKRCRTHMVETDEFMSTNFEGFVMDSITISTAYLKMKTLCTNIGNEIQADIKIHNQHVLPSSIDLTNITAAVYSTELSNRLRAFLASWPPSSPQPHVNELLVATADFERNLELWNISPVQGGIDSRNLFHNYIMVWVQDMELHLLDLCKAEKVPWSGVSTNHSTSPFAEKMYEKMRELVIQYEVVINRWPQYSLVLENTVANVERAIIKALEKQYNDILTPLKDSIPKRLNMQVQKLTRRQSVAIYSVPNQLGTFLNTVKRILDVLHCKVEDILKAWASVLPSMGDKKSNFGEQMNAVTVLLRTKYKNYLQATVGKLINNMQENRNTRLKRILEETKEEDGEAEVRERMLLLNSQLVESISNLHEVFTSQIFIATCRGYWDRMGQIVLKFLEGRKENRVWYNGSYYALGILDDTFASQMQRLQGNALQDKDLELPRSVVEARSILCRDTTNATETSTYFYV; translated from the exons ATGTTCACCGAAGGTCTCGACGAGACCGCCATCAAGTGGATCAAAcag GGAACAGAAGCTGAAGCTGAAGCTGAAGATAATCGACCAAAAGTGAGATCTCCTCTAGCAGAGAGAACTGCCCCAGACCCATTTCCCAAATCTCCTTCTATCTTTAATAACAATGGTAGCTTAACCCCTTCTTCCCATGCTCTGCCCCCACTCAAACTCCACTCTGGCTTGCTGCCTGTACCCCGCAGTACATTGGTCGTCCCGGCATTCCAAAACGACGACGAAGAAGAAAACGACGACAATGACGGTGAAAGCATTTCTTCTGTTTCCGATAGCACTTATTCTTACGAAGAAGCACTTATGGGTTTCAATGATTCGAAGCAAAGGGTGCATTTGTTTGATGATGAAGAGATATTTGGTTACAAACCTAGTTCGTATTCGATGAGGAAAAATGTTAACATTGGATTAGAAGGCCATAACGGGTCGTCGTTGAATAAAGGGTTGTTGAATCAAAGTCTCCGGATTGAAGTTCCTGATAATTTGAGAAGATTTACAGATGGAGAATTGGGTTTCAGGAAAACTAGTGTTCATAAAAATGAAACCCCAGGTTCTGCAAATCATCTTCAGAAACGAATTCACTTGAGAAATTGTCAA GGTACATTAAGTAGGGAATGTAGTATGCTTAGAGATTCAGTTGACTTGGGAACTCCAAGTGCACCTCCTATATTTTATGGTCCAAGTGATGATGGAAGAAATAGTACTGAGGTGGACAATCAACAAGAAATGGGAGCTCCTGAAGTCTTCGTTTCAGAAAATGACCAATCTGACAATGGGACATGTCCTTCAAGAGAATCAGTTGGTTTTGATGCGAATAAGGAAGGATATGAACATCTCAAGTCAGATTCTCTGAGAACTGCTGAACTTGGGGAAAG ATCAGTAGACAAATCTTTTCCAGGAGAGGAGAGGAAGATGCATAATCCTGTTTTGCTGGCAAACCAAATGGACCATTCGTCTTATTATAGTACAAG CAGTCAATATGCCTGGCAAACTTTGATTGCGTATGATGCTTGTATACGATTATGCCTCCAGGCATGGGCAAGTGGCTGCACTGAAGCTCCTGAGTTTCTTCTTAGTGAATGCATGGTTCTCCGAAATGCATTTGG ACTGCACAATTATTTGTTGCAACCTCGTGGGGCACAGCCTATAGAAGACAGGCATACCAATAATGCAGAACAAAAGTGTCCAAAGGCAAAGAAAGTTGTGGGAAAAATTAGAGTAGAAG TGAAAAAAATTCGTGTAATAACAAGGCGGAAACTTAAAATGACATATTCGCAGTGGGGTGCAATCTCCATGCATGCAGGGATGGAGTATGTTCAAAATGTTGTAAAAACTGGCGTGAGTAGTTTGAAAAAAGCCTCATTGTCTGTTTCATCACAAG AGCCACAATTATGCTTGTTTCAACTGACCAGCGCcacagaaaataataaaatggatTCAGACTCGGCCATTTGTTTGCACCCTGGAACTGGTGATTATCATGTGTT TTTCCCAGAGAGTCAAGGAGATGCTCTGCTGGTGGAAGTCCAAGACACAAAAAAATCAGTCTTGGGTCGAGCTACAATTCCAATTTCATCCTTGACTGATAATCCT AATGATAGAATTCGTTGGTGGCCCATACACCATGATGATCAAGAATGCATTGGGAAGATTCAGCTTTCCATTGGCAGTACTATCACAAATGATGAGACTACACATGTAAAG AGTGGACCAGTTGCAGAAACTTTTGCTTATGATTTGTTGCTGGAAGCAGCTATGCGCGCACAGAAtcttcactcaaggaatttatGGCTGCACGGACCTTGGAAGTGGTTGTTGACTGAATTTTCAGACTATTATGGAGTTTCTGTCTCATATACAAAACTCAG GTATCTTTCACATGTCATGAATGTGGCAACCCCAACAAAAGACTGCTTAGAGCTAGTGCATGAACTACTTGAACCTATAATAAAGGCCAGGAGCGATAAATGTTTGACAAGGCAAGAG AGAAGCATACTCTTAGACTGTGAAACTCAAATTGAGAGTTTAATAGCAAATGTTTTTGAGAACTATAAATCATTAGATGAAGATTCTCCCACAGGAATAAGGGACTTGCATGGACCGATCCAAGAATCTGCAGCACCAGCTATAGCTCCTGCCGTACAAGTGTACAGCCTCCTTCATGACATACTTAGTCACGAAGCACAGAACATGCTTCGAAACTATTTTCag ACAGCAGCAAAAAAGAGGTGTCGTACTCACATGGTAGAGACCGATGAATTTATGTCAACCAACTTTGAAGGTTTTGTTATGGATTCCATTACCATCTCAACAGCATATCTAAAGATGAAGACTCTCTGTACGAATATTGGTAATGAAATTCAGGCTGACATCAAGATCCATAACCAGCATGTACTTCCCAG CTCAATTGACCTGACCAACATAACAGCTGCTGTTTACAGCACCGAGTTGTCTAACCGACTTCGAGCTTTTCTAGCTTCATGGCCTCCATCCAGTCCACAGCCACATGTAAATGAGCTTCTGGTGGCTACTGCTGATTTTGAAAGGAATCTTGAATTGTGGAATATCag TCCAGTGCAGGGAGGTATAGACTCAAGAAATCTTTTCCACAATTATATAATGGTGTGGGTACAGGATATGGAACTTCACCTCCTTGATCTTTGCAAAGCAGAAAAG GTTCCATGGTCTGGAGTGTCAACCAACCATTCCACCTCCCCATTTGCTGAGAAAATGTATGAGAAGATGAGAGAACTTGTCATTCAATATGAAGTTGTAATCAACCGGTGGCCTCAGTACTCCTTGGTTTTAGAAAAT ACGGTGGCGAATGTAGAACGAGCAATCATAAAAGCATTGGAGAAGCAATACAATGATATTTTGACTCCACTGAAAGATAGTATTCCAAAGAGGCTTAATATGCAGGTCCAGAAGCTGACAAGGAGGCAATCAGTGGCCATATATTCAGTTCCAAATCAA CTGGGAACATTTTTGAACACTGTGAAGAGAATTCttgatgttcttcattgcaaaGTTGAGGACATCCTAAAGGCATGGGCATCTGTTCTGCCAAGCATGGGAGATAAAAAGTCTAATTTCGGAGAGCAAATGAATGCAGTTACAGTTCTACTtagaacaaaatataaaaattacttgCAGGCAACAGTAGGGAAGCTTATAAACAAT ATGCAAGAGAATCGAAACACACGACTTAAAAGGATTTTAGAGGAAACAAAGGAAGAAGATGGGGAGGCTGAGGTTCGTGAAAGAATGCTGTTGCTGAATTCACAGCTTGTTGAGTCTATATCCAATTTGCATGAAGTGTTTACAAGTCAAATATTCATAGCAACTTGTCGTGGATATTGGGATAGGATGGGGCAG ATTGTTTTGAAATTTCTTGAAGGAAGGAAAGAAAACCGAGTGTGGTACAACGGATCCTACTATGCTCTTGGG ATATTGGATGACACATTCGCTTCCCAAATGCAAAGATTGCAAGGGAATGCGCTGCAAGACAAAGATCTTGAGCTACCTCGGTCAGTAGTGGAAGCTCGCTCCATCCTTTGTAGGGACACCACAAATGCAACCGAAACATCAACATACTTCTACGTgtaa
- the LOC115699041 gene encoding uncharacterized protein LOC115699041 isoform X2, which translates to MFTEGLDETAIKWIKQGTEAEAEAEDNRPKVRSPLAERTAPDPFPKSPSIFNNNGSLTPSSHALPPLKLHSGLLPVPRSTLVVPAFQNDDEEENDDNDGESISSVSDSTYSYEEALMGFNDSKQRVHLFDDEEIFGYKPSSYSMRKNVNIGLEGHNGSSLNKGLLNQSLRIEVPDNLRRFTDGELGFRKTSVHKNETPGSANHLQKRIHLRNCQGTLSRECSMLRDSVDLGTPSAPPIFYGPSDDGRNSTEVDNQQEMGAPEVFVSENDQSDNGTCPSRESVGFDANKEGYEHLKSDSLRTAELGERSVDKSFPGEERKMHNPVLLANQMDHSSYYSTSQYAWQTLIAYDACIRLCLQAWASGCTEAPEFLLSECMVLRNAFGLHNYLLQPRGAQPIEDRHTNNAEQKCPKAKKVVGKIRVEVKKIRVITRRKLKMTYSQWGAISMHAGMEYVQNVVKTGVSSLKKASLSVSSQEPQLCLFQLTSATENNKMDSDSAICLHPGTGDYHVFFPESQGDALLVEVQDTKKSVLGRATIPISSLTDNPNDRIRWWPIHHDDQECIGKIQLSIGSTITNDETTHVKSGPVAETFAYDLLLEAAMRAQNLHSRNLWLHGPWKWLLTEFSDYYGVSVSYTKLRYLSHVMNVATPTKDCLELVHELLEPIIKARSDKCLTRQERSILLDCETQIESLIANVFENYKSLDEDSPTGIRDLHGPIQESAAPAIAPAVQVYSLLHDILSHEAQNMLRNYFQTAAKKRCRTHMVETDEFMSTNFEGFVMDSITISTAYLKMKTLCTNIGNEIQADIKIHNQHVLPSSIDLTNITAAVYSTELSNRLRAFLASWPPSSPQPHVNELLVATADFERNLELWNISPVQGGIDSRNLFHNYIMVWVQDMELHLLDLCKAEKVPWSGVSTNHSTSPFAEKMYEKMRELVIQYEVVINRWPQYSLVLENTVANVERAIIKALEKQYNDILTPLKDSIPKRLNMQVQKLTRRQSVAIYSVPNQLGTFLNTVKRILDVLHCKVEDILKAWASVLPSMGDKKSNFGEQMNAVTVLLRTKYKNYLQATVGKLINNMQENRNTRLKRILEETKEEDGEAEVRERMLLLNSQLVESISNLHEVFTSQIFIATCRGYWDRMGQIVLKFLEGRKENRVWYNGSYYALGILDDTFASQMQRLQGNALQDKDLELPRSVVEARSILCRDTTNATETSTYFYV; encoded by the exons ATGTTCACCGAAGGTCTCGACGAGACCGCCATCAAGTGGATCAAAcag GGAACAGAAGCTGAAGCTGAAGCTGAAGATAATCGACCAAAAGTGAGATCTCCTCTAGCAGAGAGAACTGCCCCAGACCCATTTCCCAAATCTCCTTCTATCTTTAATAACAATGGTAGCTTAACCCCTTCTTCCCATGCTCTGCCCCCACTCAAACTCCACTCTGGCTTGCTGCCTGTACCCCGCAGTACATTGGTCGTCCCGGCATTCCAAAACGACGACGAAGAAGAAAACGACGACAATGACGGTGAAAGCATTTCTTCTGTTTCCGATAGCACTTATTCTTACGAAGAAGCACTTATGGGTTTCAATGATTCGAAGCAAAGGGTGCATTTGTTTGATGATGAAGAGATATTTGGTTACAAACCTAGTTCGTATTCGATGAGGAAAAATGTTAACATTGGATTAGAAGGCCATAACGGGTCGTCGTTGAATAAAGGGTTGTTGAATCAAAGTCTCCGGATTGAAGTTCCTGATAATTTGAGAAGATTTACAGATGGAGAATTGGGTTTCAGGAAAACTAGTGTTCATAAAAATGAAACCCCAGGTTCTGCAAATCATCTTCAGAAACGAATTCACTTGAGAAATTGTCAA GGTACATTAAGTAGGGAATGTAGTATGCTTAGAGATTCAGTTGACTTGGGAACTCCAAGTGCACCTCCTATATTTTATGGTCCAAGTGATGATGGAAGAAATAGTACTGAGGTGGACAATCAACAAGAAATGGGAGCTCCTGAAGTCTTCGTTTCAGAAAATGACCAATCTGACAATGGGACATGTCCTTCAAGAGAATCAGTTGGTTTTGATGCGAATAAGGAAGGATATGAACATCTCAAGTCAGATTCTCTGAGAACTGCTGAACTTGGGGAAAG ATCAGTAGACAAATCTTTTCCAGGAGAGGAGAGGAAGATGCATAATCCTGTTTTGCTGGCAAACCAAATGGACCATTCGTCTTATTATAGTACAAG TCAATATGCCTGGCAAACTTTGATTGCGTATGATGCTTGTATACGATTATGCCTCCAGGCATGGGCAAGTGGCTGCACTGAAGCTCCTGAGTTTCTTCTTAGTGAATGCATGGTTCTCCGAAATGCATTTGG ACTGCACAATTATTTGTTGCAACCTCGTGGGGCACAGCCTATAGAAGACAGGCATACCAATAATGCAGAACAAAAGTGTCCAAAGGCAAAGAAAGTTGTGGGAAAAATTAGAGTAGAAG TGAAAAAAATTCGTGTAATAACAAGGCGGAAACTTAAAATGACATATTCGCAGTGGGGTGCAATCTCCATGCATGCAGGGATGGAGTATGTTCAAAATGTTGTAAAAACTGGCGTGAGTAGTTTGAAAAAAGCCTCATTGTCTGTTTCATCACAAG AGCCACAATTATGCTTGTTTCAACTGACCAGCGCcacagaaaataataaaatggatTCAGACTCGGCCATTTGTTTGCACCCTGGAACTGGTGATTATCATGTGTT TTTCCCAGAGAGTCAAGGAGATGCTCTGCTGGTGGAAGTCCAAGACACAAAAAAATCAGTCTTGGGTCGAGCTACAATTCCAATTTCATCCTTGACTGATAATCCT AATGATAGAATTCGTTGGTGGCCCATACACCATGATGATCAAGAATGCATTGGGAAGATTCAGCTTTCCATTGGCAGTACTATCACAAATGATGAGACTACACATGTAAAG AGTGGACCAGTTGCAGAAACTTTTGCTTATGATTTGTTGCTGGAAGCAGCTATGCGCGCACAGAAtcttcactcaaggaatttatGGCTGCACGGACCTTGGAAGTGGTTGTTGACTGAATTTTCAGACTATTATGGAGTTTCTGTCTCATATACAAAACTCAG GTATCTTTCACATGTCATGAATGTGGCAACCCCAACAAAAGACTGCTTAGAGCTAGTGCATGAACTACTTGAACCTATAATAAAGGCCAGGAGCGATAAATGTTTGACAAGGCAAGAG AGAAGCATACTCTTAGACTGTGAAACTCAAATTGAGAGTTTAATAGCAAATGTTTTTGAGAACTATAAATCATTAGATGAAGATTCTCCCACAGGAATAAGGGACTTGCATGGACCGATCCAAGAATCTGCAGCACCAGCTATAGCTCCTGCCGTACAAGTGTACAGCCTCCTTCATGACATACTTAGTCACGAAGCACAGAACATGCTTCGAAACTATTTTCag ACAGCAGCAAAAAAGAGGTGTCGTACTCACATGGTAGAGACCGATGAATTTATGTCAACCAACTTTGAAGGTTTTGTTATGGATTCCATTACCATCTCAACAGCATATCTAAAGATGAAGACTCTCTGTACGAATATTGGTAATGAAATTCAGGCTGACATCAAGATCCATAACCAGCATGTACTTCCCAG CTCAATTGACCTGACCAACATAACAGCTGCTGTTTACAGCACCGAGTTGTCTAACCGACTTCGAGCTTTTCTAGCTTCATGGCCTCCATCCAGTCCACAGCCACATGTAAATGAGCTTCTGGTGGCTACTGCTGATTTTGAAAGGAATCTTGAATTGTGGAATATCag TCCAGTGCAGGGAGGTATAGACTCAAGAAATCTTTTCCACAATTATATAATGGTGTGGGTACAGGATATGGAACTTCACCTCCTTGATCTTTGCAAAGCAGAAAAG GTTCCATGGTCTGGAGTGTCAACCAACCATTCCACCTCCCCATTTGCTGAGAAAATGTATGAGAAGATGAGAGAACTTGTCATTCAATATGAAGTTGTAATCAACCGGTGGCCTCAGTACTCCTTGGTTTTAGAAAAT ACGGTGGCGAATGTAGAACGAGCAATCATAAAAGCATTGGAGAAGCAATACAATGATATTTTGACTCCACTGAAAGATAGTATTCCAAAGAGGCTTAATATGCAGGTCCAGAAGCTGACAAGGAGGCAATCAGTGGCCATATATTCAGTTCCAAATCAA CTGGGAACATTTTTGAACACTGTGAAGAGAATTCttgatgttcttcattgcaaaGTTGAGGACATCCTAAAGGCATGGGCATCTGTTCTGCCAAGCATGGGAGATAAAAAGTCTAATTTCGGAGAGCAAATGAATGCAGTTACAGTTCTACTtagaacaaaatataaaaattacttgCAGGCAACAGTAGGGAAGCTTATAAACAAT ATGCAAGAGAATCGAAACACACGACTTAAAAGGATTTTAGAGGAAACAAAGGAAGAAGATGGGGAGGCTGAGGTTCGTGAAAGAATGCTGTTGCTGAATTCACAGCTTGTTGAGTCTATATCCAATTTGCATGAAGTGTTTACAAGTCAAATATTCATAGCAACTTGTCGTGGATATTGGGATAGGATGGGGCAG ATTGTTTTGAAATTTCTTGAAGGAAGGAAAGAAAACCGAGTGTGGTACAACGGATCCTACTATGCTCTTGGG ATATTGGATGACACATTCGCTTCCCAAATGCAAAGATTGCAAGGGAATGCGCTGCAAGACAAAGATCTTGAGCTACCTCGGTCAGTAGTGGAAGCTCGCTCCATCCTTTGTAGGGACACCACAAATGCAACCGAAACATCAACATACTTCTACGTgtaa